The Pseudomonadota bacterium DNA segment GCACCCCATTGCCAACGCCAGAACCTGTATTTCCAAGATTTATTGAAAACGGGCAGACGTAGCGATGCTCGTCGATAGTCATTGTCATTTAGATTACCACGAAAGAGATGGCGATATAGACGATGTTCTTGCTAGGGCACGTAAGTCTGATATTGAAACAATCGTAACAATCTGTACAAAAATTAGTGAAGCAAAATCAGTGCAGAGGCTCGCGGCGCGTTACGATAACGTTTGGTGCACTGTCGGCGTTCATCCCCATGAGGCAAGTCTTGAATGTCAGAGAAATCCATCTGAGCTTATTGATTTAGCGGAATTTGACGAAGTCGTCGGCATTGGGGAAAGCGGCTTGGACTATTACTACGAAAATGCATCCAGAGAGGACCAAGAAAAGAGCTTTCGCACGCATATTGCGGCAGCACGTTCTACTGGACTACCCATTGTTATTCATTCTCGCGATGCCGATGAGGATTGTGCCCATATCCTTAAGGATGAAATGCAAAAGGGTTACTTCCGTGGCGTGATGCATTGCTTTTCTAGTGGGCCTAGTTTGGCACAAACCGCCCTCGAACTTGGCTTGTACATATCTATTTCAGGTATAATCACCTTCAAGAAATCTGAAGAATTACGGAGTATTGTTGCAGATGTTCCTCTGGAAAGATTACTCGTTGAGACGGATGCACCGTTCCTGGCCCCCGAGCCTCACCGCGGCAAGAGGAATGAACCGTGCTACATGGCGCACACGGCAAATACTTTGGCCAACATAAAGAAAGTAGACCCCAAAATTCTGGCAAGCAAGACAACGAATAATTTCTTTTCTCTTTTTAGTCGGGCACAAGCCCCGAGGTCACCATGAGGGTTACCGTACTCGGTTGTGGAAGTTCTGCCGGTGTGCCCCAAATTAATGGTGGATGGGGTGTTTGTGACCCTGCAAATCCAAAAAATAGGCGGCTTCGTTCTTCAATCTTATTGCAGACTAAAAAATCTGATCTCCTGATAGATTGTCCACCTGATTGCCGAGAACAATTATTGAGTATAGGGCTCGAGCGTGTCGATGGAGTATTATTTACCCATGCTCATGCCGATCATTGCCACGGCATTGATGACCTTCGGTGGATTAATATGGCAATGGGCAAAGATATTCCCGTTTATGGTCGCTCCGACCACCTAGATCTTATAGAGCATAAGTTTGCATATGCTTTTGAGCCGTTGAAAGAGGGGGCTCAAAGATTCTATTACAAGCCAATGCTTTTAAGAAACGATATAGTGAACAGCTGCCAGGTCGGAGATCTTGATCTCACCGTATTTGAACAAGACCATGGCTTCTCTTCAACACTTGGGATACGTGTGGGTGACTTCGCTTATTCGACTGATGCAGTAAAACTTAACGAAGCTGCGTTTACGGCACTCGAAGGGGTGAAAGTTTGGATTGTTGACTGTTTTCGATATGAACAACATCATACGCATTCATGGCTTGAGCAAACGTTAGAGTGGATCGAAAGGGTTAATCCCGAGAAAGCGTTTCTTCATCACATGGGTAGGCAAATGGACTACGACACTGTGATGCGTGACACTCCTGAGCATGTTGAACCGGGTTATGACGGCATGATCATTGAAATATAATTCGTACAATTCTATGACCAGGATCCATTATTCCGTTAATTCTGGAAATTAGATCCTCTCCACCAATGTGTTTTTATCTGCGTGCAGATGAATACTGATACAAAAATAGTCGTGAAGACCAGTATCACCGTTGGCGCCGGTGCGCTATCAAGATAGAAACTTGCATAAGTGCCAGACAGCATCGAAAAAATGCAGATACCAACGGAAGCTAAGAGCATTGTGCTGAATTTTTTGGAGATTAAAAATGCGATTGCTCCCGGCGCAATCATCAATCCTATGGCTAATATCAAGCCCGTCGTGGCCAGTGTC contains these protein-coding regions:
- a CDS encoding TatD family hydrolase, with protein sequence MLVDSHCHLDYHERDGDIDDVLARARKSDIETIVTICTKISEAKSVQRLAARYDNVWCTVGVHPHEASLECQRNPSELIDLAEFDEVVGIGESGLDYYYENASREDQEKSFRTHIAAARSTGLPIVIHSRDADEDCAHILKDEMQKGYFRGVMHCFSSGPSLAQTALELGLYISISGIITFKKSEELRSIVADVPLERLLVETDAPFLAPEPHRGKRNEPCYMAHTANTLANIKKVDPKILASKTTNNFFSLFSRAQAPRSP
- a CDS encoding MBL fold metallo-hydrolase encodes the protein MRVTVLGCGSSAGVPQINGGWGVCDPANPKNRRLRSSILLQTKKSDLLIDCPPDCREQLLSIGLERVDGVLFTHAHADHCHGIDDLRWINMAMGKDIPVYGRSDHLDLIEHKFAYAFEPLKEGAQRFYYKPMLLRNDIVNSCQVGDLDLTVFEQDHGFSSTLGIRVGDFAYSTDAVKLNEAAFTALEGVKVWIVDCFRYEQHHTHSWLEQTLEWIERVNPEKAFLHHMGRQMDYDTVMRDTPEHVEPGYDGMIIEI